From Amycolatopsis sp. cg9, one genomic window encodes:
- a CDS encoding LLM class flavin-dependent oxidoreductase, whose amino-acid sequence MPVEFLGIGGTHDGSETHARTGGVFDKEYTLRLARAHEDFGWDRVLFAYGSGSPDPAQVAAYVATKLDKLQILLAHRPNVSYPTFAAKTFATLDRISDGRLTVHFITGGNDHEQQREGDYLGKDDRYGRTREAIQIIKKAWTSDEPFGFEGQYYRFADYVSDVKPVQQPRPGVSFGGSSPAAYAAGGAEADIYCLWGEPLAQTAEQISSVKAAALAAGRSDVPRIQVAFRPIIAPTEELAWEKAYATVGAIKDRTKGGQPLTRRHKLTEPENTGSQRLLEIAANGERFDRALWTPTAAATGGAGNSNALVGTPETVAQALLDYYDLGVEILSARGYDMLGDTIDFGRYVIPIVREEVAKRDAARAAIAARAPREDALTVDG is encoded by the coding sequence ATGCCAGTGGAGTTCCTGGGCATCGGGGGCACGCACGACGGGTCCGAAACGCACGCCCGCACGGGCGGGGTGTTCGACAAGGAGTACACGCTGCGCCTGGCCCGCGCGCACGAGGACTTCGGCTGGGACCGGGTGCTGTTCGCCTACGGTTCCGGCTCGCCGGACCCCGCGCAGGTGGCCGCGTACGTCGCCACGAAGCTCGACAAGCTGCAGATCCTGCTCGCTCACCGCCCGAACGTCTCGTACCCGACGTTCGCCGCGAAGACGTTCGCCACGCTCGACCGGATCTCCGACGGCCGCCTCACGGTCCACTTCATCACCGGCGGCAACGACCACGAACAGCAGCGCGAAGGCGACTACCTGGGCAAGGACGACCGCTACGGGCGCACCCGCGAGGCCATCCAGATCATCAAGAAGGCCTGGACGTCCGACGAGCCCTTCGGCTTCGAGGGCCAGTACTACCGCTTCGCGGACTACGTCAGCGACGTCAAGCCGGTCCAGCAGCCGCGGCCCGGCGTGTCGTTCGGCGGGTCGTCGCCGGCCGCGTACGCCGCCGGGGGCGCCGAAGCGGACATCTACTGCCTCTGGGGCGAGCCGCTGGCCCAGACCGCGGAGCAGATCAGCTCGGTCAAGGCCGCGGCGCTGGCCGCCGGCCGCTCGGACGTGCCGCGGATCCAGGTCGCGTTCCGGCCGATCATCGCGCCGACCGAGGAGCTGGCCTGGGAAAAGGCGTACGCGACGGTGGGCGCGATCAAGGACCGCACCAAGGGCGGTCAGCCGCTGACCCGGCGGCACAAGCTCACCGAGCCCGAGAACACCGGCTCCCAGCGGCTGCTGGAGATCGCGGCGAACGGCGAGCGCTTCGACCGCGCGCTCTGGACGCCGACGGCGGCCGCGACCGGCGGTGCGGGCAACTCGAACGCACTGGTCGGCACCCCGGAGACGGTCGCGCAGGCGCTGCTCGACTACTACGACCTCGGCGTGGAGATCCTGTCCGCCCGCGGTTACGACATGCTCGGCGACACGATCGACTTCGGGCGGTACGTGATCCCGATCGTCCGCGAAGAGGTCGCCAAACGCGACGCCGCCCGGGCCGCGATCGCCGCCCGCGCACCGCGGGAGGACGCCCTCACCGTCGACGGCTGA
- a CDS encoding MFS transporter — protein sequence MAAPPDRVTFREVFGIAEFRALWFGELLSIAGDQLARVALSILVFTGTNSATLTGLTYALTYAPSLLGGIFLTGFADRFPRRTVMVLVDLLRAALILLVALPGMPFWLMCVLVGGVSLVNPPFKASQLALLPQVLEGDRFVVGMGIRSMTVQSAQLLGFAGGGALLIALDPHVALVIDAATFLLSAAFVRFGVRARPAAASGEQRKSFFATLGGGGRTAFASAPLRTLVLFTWLMGLLPVYEGIAAPYVSAAGGGPEAIGLLLAADPIGSVIATFAYTRWVPARLRPRLIGPLAALCAVPLVFCFLNPGPVSSIVLFIVSGGFGTVCLLQATASLTLAVPDEQRAQVMGLSNTGLTTMMGISPLIGGVLADQLTPHGTVGIFGIVGVVLTLPLAALWARSLSTEPERWHDKEAARAEHA from the coding sequence ATGGCAGCACCGCCGGATCGGGTCACGTTCCGCGAGGTGTTCGGGATCGCCGAGTTCCGGGCGCTGTGGTTCGGGGAACTGCTGTCGATCGCCGGTGACCAGCTGGCCAGAGTCGCGCTGTCGATCCTCGTCTTCACCGGTACCAACTCCGCGACCCTGACCGGCCTGACGTACGCCCTGACCTACGCCCCGTCGCTGCTCGGCGGCATCTTCCTGACCGGCTTCGCCGACCGCTTCCCCCGCCGCACCGTGATGGTGCTCGTCGACCTCCTGCGCGCCGCGCTGATCCTGCTCGTCGCGCTGCCCGGCATGCCGTTCTGGCTGATGTGCGTGCTGGTCGGCGGGGTCTCCCTGGTCAACCCGCCGTTCAAGGCCTCCCAGCTGGCGCTGCTGCCGCAGGTGCTCGAAGGCGACCGGTTCGTCGTCGGGATGGGCATCCGCAGCATGACGGTGCAGAGCGCCCAGCTGCTCGGGTTCGCCGGCGGCGGCGCGCTGCTGATCGCCCTCGACCCGCACGTCGCGCTCGTCATCGACGCCGCCACGTTCCTGCTCTCGGCCGCCTTCGTCCGCTTCGGCGTCCGCGCCCGGCCGGCCGCGGCGAGCGGGGAGCAGCGCAAGTCGTTCTTCGCGACGCTGGGCGGCGGCGGCCGGACGGCGTTCGCCAGCGCACCACTTCGGACACTCGTGCTGTTCACCTGGCTGATGGGGCTGCTGCCGGTCTACGAGGGCATCGCCGCGCCGTACGTCTCGGCGGCGGGCGGCGGGCCCGAGGCGATCGGCCTGCTGCTCGCGGCCGACCCGATCGGCAGCGTCATCGCGACCTTCGCCTACACGCGCTGGGTGCCCGCGCGGCTGCGGCCGCGGTTGATCGGCCCGCTGGCGGCGCTGTGCGCGGTCCCGCTGGTGTTCTGCTTCCTGAACCCCGGCCCGGTGTCCTCGATCGTCCTGTTCATCGTGTCCGGCGGGTTCGGCACGGTCTGCCTGCTGCAGGCGACCGCGTCGCTCACCCTCGCCGTGCCCGACGAGCAGCGCGCGCAGGTGATGGGGCTGTCCAACACCGGGCTGACCACGATGATGGGCATCAGCCCGCTCATCGGCGGCGTGCTCGCGGATCAGCTGACCCCGCACGGCACGGTCGGCATCTTCGGCATCGTGGGAGTGGTGCTCACCCTGCCGCTGGCGGCGCTGTGGGCACGATCGTTATCGACCGAACCCGAGCGGTGGCACGACAAAGAAGCCGCACGCGCCGAACATGCTTGA
- a CDS encoding GGDEF domain-containing protein: MLAWTTAATLTIPVTLANLGTFALLTALAVTQTEVSRRIERQRRILSNGPHVNMTSVWLLPAGLLVPPQLVAVLGTVLYVYLAFRSWSGFRPGEFHRVAANATTMILSGFAANFVADALHGHGMTAVALAATAFFATNTALTGLGLYLAAPEKATVEGCLGNMDDNLLELATLCVGGLLVMVLTTEPLLSVLVILPLYVLQRSVLIKRLEELATTDQKTQLLNATTWQDGAQREISRAQRENGSFGAMMIDLDHFKRINDTYGHLAGDDVLKAVAAVVKQETRAHDLVGRFGGEEFVALLPATSKEDAIVTAERIRQRVSELVISTKTNEGAAVDIERQTASIGVAAYPLDGSSIEEVMSSADAAVYAAKHGGRNRVVGSVALPEMAVA; this comes from the coding sequence ATGCTGGCCTGGACCACCGCGGCCACGCTCACGATTCCGGTCACGCTCGCGAACCTGGGGACGTTCGCGCTGCTCACCGCACTGGCGGTGACCCAGACCGAGGTCAGCAGGCGCATCGAGCGCCAGCGCCGGATCCTGAGCAACGGCCCGCACGTCAACATGACTTCGGTCTGGCTGCTGCCCGCCGGGCTGCTCGTGCCGCCGCAGCTGGTGGCCGTCCTGGGCACGGTGCTGTACGTCTACCTCGCGTTCCGCAGCTGGTCGGGGTTCCGGCCGGGTGAGTTCCACCGCGTCGCGGCCAACGCGACCACGATGATCCTCTCCGGGTTCGCCGCCAACTTCGTCGCGGACGCGCTGCACGGGCACGGGATGACCGCCGTGGCGCTCGCCGCCACCGCCTTCTTCGCCACGAACACCGCGCTCACCGGGCTCGGCCTGTACCTGGCCGCACCGGAGAAGGCGACTGTCGAAGGCTGCCTGGGCAACATGGACGACAACCTGCTGGAGCTGGCCACCCTGTGCGTCGGCGGCCTGCTCGTGATGGTCTTGACCACCGAGCCGCTGCTGTCGGTGCTGGTGATCCTGCCGCTCTACGTGCTGCAGCGGTCCGTGCTGATCAAGCGGCTCGAGGAGCTCGCCACGACCGACCAGAAGACGCAGCTGCTCAACGCCACCACCTGGCAGGACGGCGCGCAGCGCGAGATTTCGCGCGCTCAGCGGGAAAACGGCAGCTTCGGCGCCATGATGATCGACCTCGACCACTTCAAGCGGATCAACGACACCTACGGGCACCTCGCGGGGGACGACGTGCTCAAGGCGGTCGCCGCCGTGGTCAAGCAGGAGACCAGGGCGCACGACCTGGTCGGGCGGTTCGGCGGCGAGGAGTTCGTCGCGCTGCTGCCCGCGACGTCCAAAGAGGACGCGATCGTCACCGCCGAGCGGATCCGGCAACGGGTCAGCGAGCTGGTGATCAGCACGAAGACCAACGAAGGCGCGGCGGTCGACATCGAACGCCAGACGGCGTCCATCGGCGTCGCCGCGTACCCGCTCGACGGGTCGTCGATCGAGGAAGTGATGTCGTCCGCCGACGCGGCCGTCTACGCGGCCAAGCACGGCGGGCGGAACCGGGTGGTCGGCTCGGTCGCGCTCCCGGAGATGGCCGTCGCTTAG
- a CDS encoding TetR/AcrR family transcriptional regulator has product MSSPAPRGRPRKLPVGEQRARVLTATARVVAQHGMQGATIEQIAREAGVSRQAVYEQFGDRATLFAEVVAATEESAFAAIAGPSVADEQPGLRAWARANYANMVTFVADHPEGYGVLRAAERAGDPALTRLRERLAVVYAEASRKRWAAHGIDSGRADRALVTLFFAMTESLVQATWDGEPPDQEALIDLLTEFTVGGVARLQTKASDVIDRLR; this is encoded by the coding sequence ATGTCAAGCCCCGCTCCGCGCGGGCGGCCGCGCAAGCTCCCGGTCGGGGAGCAGCGCGCCCGCGTGCTGACCGCGACGGCGAGGGTCGTCGCGCAGCACGGGATGCAGGGCGCGACGATCGAGCAGATCGCGCGCGAAGCCGGCGTCTCCCGGCAGGCCGTCTACGAGCAGTTCGGCGACCGGGCGACGCTGTTCGCCGAGGTCGTGGCGGCCACCGAGGAAAGCGCCTTCGCCGCCATCGCGGGCCCTTCGGTGGCCGACGAGCAGCCCGGCCTGCGGGCCTGGGCGCGGGCCAACTACGCGAACATGGTCACCTTCGTCGCCGATCACCCCGAGGGGTACGGCGTGCTCCGCGCGGCCGAGCGCGCGGGCGACCCCGCTCTCACCCGGTTGAGGGAGCGGCTGGCCGTCGTCTACGCCGAAGCCAGCCGCAAGCGGTGGGCCGCGCACGGCATCGACTCCGGCCGCGCGGACCGCGCGCTCGTGACGCTCTTCTTCGCGATGACCGAGTCACTGGTCCAGGCCACCTGGGACGGCGAGCCGCCGGACCAGGAGGCCTTGATCGACTTGCTGACCGAATTCACCGTCGGCGGCGTCGCCCGCCTCCAGACCAAGGCGAGCGACGTCATCGACCGGCTGCGCTGA
- a CDS encoding lipase family protein: MRIFPRRALAAAVATVSVLALTTLGPPQASATSFYDPPSPLPAGRNGDVIRHEASTFYIDPIKLLKADAAVQRIMYRSTDTHGSPIAVTGTVLTPRSAWHGAGVRPIVSYAVGTQGEGDDCAPSKALAAGFEYEGPFIAGLLTRGYGVVVTDYEGLGTPGDHTYVNRAAEGHAVLDAVRAAQRLPEAGLPDDGPVAIAGYSQGGGASAAAAELQPSYAPELKLKGAYAGAVPADLASVAKNLDGHYAVGFLGFALVSMNYAYPELNVPALLNARGKQLFEQVRTECTVEAIAAHAFTQSSTLTNDGRSLTAYLGEEPYASRVAEQKIGTLKPSVPVLIVHSALDDIVPYAQDRDLGRTWCGKGVKVQFSTSLVPTHVLTAVRAFPEAFAWLEGRFAGLPALSNCGLF; the protein is encoded by the coding sequence ATGCGTATCTTCCCCCGTCGCGCCCTCGCCGCGGCCGTCGCCACGGTTTCGGTGCTGGCGTTGACGACGCTCGGCCCGCCGCAGGCCTCCGCCACGTCCTTCTACGACCCGCCGTCACCGCTGCCCGCCGGCCGCAACGGCGACGTCATCCGGCACGAAGCGTCGACGTTCTACATCGACCCGATCAAGCTGCTCAAGGCCGATGCGGCCGTGCAGCGGATCATGTACCGCAGCACCGACACGCACGGCTCGCCGATCGCCGTCACCGGCACGGTGCTGACGCCGCGGTCCGCGTGGCACGGCGCCGGCGTGCGCCCGATCGTCTCCTACGCCGTCGGCACGCAGGGCGAGGGCGACGACTGCGCGCCGTCGAAAGCGCTTGCCGCCGGCTTCGAGTACGAAGGCCCCTTCATCGCCGGGCTCCTGACGCGGGGCTACGGCGTCGTCGTCACCGACTACGAAGGGCTCGGCACGCCGGGCGACCACACGTACGTCAACCGCGCCGCGGAGGGGCACGCGGTGCTCGACGCGGTCCGCGCGGCGCAGCGGCTGCCGGAAGCGGGGCTGCCGGACGACGGCCCGGTCGCGATCGCGGGCTACTCCCAGGGCGGCGGCGCGTCGGCCGCGGCGGCGGAGCTCCAGCCGAGCTACGCCCCCGAGCTGAAGCTGAAGGGCGCGTACGCCGGGGCGGTGCCGGCGGACCTGGCTTCGGTGGCGAAGAACCTCGACGGCCACTACGCGGTCGGCTTCCTCGGCTTCGCGCTGGTGAGCATGAACTACGCGTACCCGGAGCTGAACGTCCCGGCCCTGCTCAACGCGCGCGGGAAGCAGCTGTTCGAGCAGGTCCGGACCGAGTGCACGGTGGAGGCGATCGCCGCGCACGCGTTCACGCAGTCGTCGACGCTGACGAACGACGGCCGCTCGCTGACCGCGTACCTCGGCGAGGAGCCGTACGCGTCCAGGGTGGCGGAGCAGAAGATCGGGACGCTCAAGCCGTCGGTGCCGGTGCTGATCGTCCACAGCGCCCTCGACGACATCGTGCCCTACGCGCAGGACCGCGACCTGGGCCGGACGTGGTGCGGCAAGGGCGTGAAGGTGCAGTTCAGCACGTCGCTGGTGCCGACGCACGTGCTCACCGCGGTGCGCGCGTTCCCGGAGGCGTTCGCGTGGCTCGAAGGCCGCTTCGCCGGTCTCCCGGCCCTCTCCAACTGCGGCCTGTTCTGA
- a CDS encoding DUF3151 domain-containing protein, producing the protein MTHNLLGPEPTLLPEHTAAQAALDAGSDPATVAAEHPYYSEAWASLAEKAFDAGETVAAYAYARTGYHRGLDQLRRAGWKGFGPVPWAHRPNQGFLRALAVLGKAAGKIGETEEYDRCRTFLADSDPAAAEATGLK; encoded by the coding sequence ATGACCCACAACCTGCTCGGCCCCGAGCCGACGCTGCTGCCCGAGCACACCGCCGCCCAGGCCGCGCTCGACGCCGGGAGCGACCCGGCCACCGTCGCGGCCGAACACCCCTACTACAGCGAGGCGTGGGCGTCGCTGGCCGAGAAGGCCTTCGACGCGGGTGAGACCGTCGCCGCCTACGCGTACGCCCGCACCGGCTACCACCGCGGTCTCGACCAGCTGCGCCGCGCGGGCTGGAAGGGCTTCGGCCCGGTGCCGTGGGCGCACCGCCCCAACCAGGGCTTCCTGCGCGCCCTTGCCGTCCTGGGCAAGGCCGCCGGCAAGATCGGCGAGACCGAGGAGTACGACCGCTGCCGGACGTTCCTCGCCGACTCCGACCCCGCCGCCGCGGAAGCCACCGGCCTGAAGTAA
- a CDS encoding type II toxin-antitoxin system Phd/YefM family antitoxin, with product MNVISQREFRNNSAAIMDAVEAGETYHVTRNGVEIAELRPLSRRQRFTAAELVERHKRLPRVDAAELRRDADGSFGDDRISDDDNPRERARG from the coding sequence GTGAACGTCATCAGCCAGCGCGAGTTCCGGAACAACTCGGCGGCGATCATGGACGCTGTCGAAGCCGGCGAGACGTACCACGTCACCCGGAACGGCGTGGAGATCGCCGAACTGCGGCCGTTGTCCCGTCGGCAGCGGTTCACCGCGGCAGAGCTGGTCGAGCGGCACAAGCGACTGCCCCGGGTCGACGCGGCCGAACTGCGGCGCGATGCCGACGGGTCCTTCGGCGACGATCGCATCAGCGACGACGACAACCCGCGGGAGCGCGCTCGTGGCTGA
- a CDS encoding type II toxin-antitoxin system VapC family toxin has product MADRHATGVLDTCTYLELGSLDPATLPEFPEITAVTMAELHQGVVMTADPATKAIRNEQLGAAIAEFTPLPFDGEAAVRYGTLVALTTAAGRSPRPRRPDLMIAAIASVNGLPLYTRNAKDFRGLESLLEVVEV; this is encoded by the coding sequence GTGGCTGACCGGCACGCCACCGGCGTGCTCGACACCTGCACCTACCTCGAGCTCGGCAGCTTGGACCCGGCAACGCTCCCGGAATTCCCGGAGATCACCGCCGTGACCATGGCCGAACTCCACCAGGGCGTCGTCATGACCGCGGATCCGGCCACGAAGGCCATCCGGAACGAGCAACTGGGCGCGGCCATCGCCGAATTCACCCCGCTGCCGTTCGACGGTGAGGCCGCCGTGCGGTACGGCACGCTGGTCGCGCTGACCACCGCCGCGGGCCGGTCACCACGACCACGCCGGCCGGATCTGATGATCGCCGCGATCGCGTCCGTCAACGGCCTGCCGCTGTACACCCGCAACGCGAAGGACTTCCGCGGTCTCGAGAGCCTGCTGGAAGTCGTCGAGGTCTGA
- the fbaA gene encoding class II fructose-bisphosphate aldolase, whose translation MPIATPEVYAEMLDRAKANEFAYPAINVTSSETVNAAIRGFAEAESDGIIQFSTGGAEFASGQKVKDMVTGATALAEFAQVVAARYDVNVALHTDHCPKDKLDGFVRPLIEISAERVKNGQNPLFQSHMWDGSAIDLDENLEIATELLAKTAAAHIILEVEIGVVGGEEDGVEAEINEKLYTAEGDFLKTIDALGAGEKGRYLLAATFGNVHGVYKPGNVKLRPDVLKGGQEAAAKKLGLDAGSKPFELVFHGGSGSLPEEIREAVSYGVVKMNVDTDTQYAFTRPIVDHFFKNYDGVLKIDGEVGNKKVYDPRSYLKAAEAGMAQRVVEACQALGSAGTKLK comes from the coding sequence ATGCCCATCGCGACCCCCGAGGTCTACGCGGAGATGCTGGACCGGGCGAAGGCGAACGAGTTCGCCTACCCCGCCATCAACGTGACCTCGTCCGAGACCGTGAACGCCGCCATCCGCGGGTTCGCCGAGGCGGAGAGCGACGGCATCATCCAGTTCTCCACCGGCGGCGCCGAATTCGCCTCCGGCCAGAAGGTCAAGGACATGGTCACCGGCGCGACCGCGCTGGCCGAGTTCGCCCAGGTCGTCGCCGCGCGCTACGACGTCAACGTCGCGCTGCACACCGACCACTGCCCCAAGGACAAGCTCGACGGCTTCGTCCGCCCGCTCATCGAGATCTCCGCCGAGCGCGTCAAGAACGGCCAGAACCCGCTCTTCCAGTCCCACATGTGGGACGGCTCCGCCATCGACCTCGACGAAAACCTCGAGATCGCCACCGAGCTGCTGGCCAAGACCGCGGCCGCGCACATCATCCTCGAGGTCGAGATCGGCGTCGTCGGCGGCGAAGAAGACGGCGTCGAAGCCGAAATCAACGAAAAGCTCTACACCGCCGAAGGCGACTTCCTCAAGACCATCGACGCCCTCGGCGCTGGGGAGAAGGGCCGCTACCTGCTCGCGGCGACCTTCGGCAACGTCCACGGCGTGTACAAGCCGGGCAACGTCAAGCTCCGCCCCGACGTGCTCAAGGGCGGCCAGGAAGCCGCGGCGAAGAAGCTCGGCCTCGACGCCGGGTCGAAGCCGTTCGAGCTGGTCTTCCACGGCGGCTCCGGCTCGCTGCCGGAGGAAATCCGCGAAGCGGTGTCCTACGGCGTGGTGAAGATGAACGTCGACACCGACACCCAGTACGCGTTCACCCGCCCGATCGTGGACCACTTCTTCAAGAACTACGACGGCGTCCTGAAGATCGACGGCGAGGTCGGCAACAAGAAGGTCTACGACCCGCGCTCGTACCTGAAGGCCGCGGAGGCCGGGATGGCCCAGCGCGTGGTCGAGGCTTGCCAGGCTCTCGGCTCGGCGGGCACGAAGCTCAAGTAG
- a CDS encoding LLM class F420-dependent oxidoreductase — MAIELGKLGIWRYHANVDAEFAAEAEKLGYGAIWLGGSPGAADLASVDDLLAATDRLVIATGIVNIWQDEPASIAKVYERIAGKYPDRFLLGVGAGHREATKEYKKPYAALVDYLDGLDKAGVPVAGRALAALGPKVVALSGERTAGAHPYLTTPEHTRDTREILGAGPLLAPEHKVVLGTDAAEARAIGRNTVKYYLGLSNYVANLRKLGFTDADLAGEGSDRLVDALALHGDAATIARGLSAHLEAGADQVVVQVLNEDPWPGYRALAAELL; from the coding sequence GGAGGCGGAGAAGCTCGGCTACGGGGCGATCTGGCTGGGCGGCTCGCCCGGCGCGGCCGACCTCGCGTCCGTGGACGACCTGCTCGCGGCGACGGACCGGCTGGTCATCGCGACCGGCATCGTGAACATCTGGCAGGACGAACCGGCGTCGATCGCGAAGGTGTACGAGCGGATCGCGGGCAAGTACCCGGACCGCTTCCTGCTCGGCGTCGGCGCGGGCCACCGCGAAGCGACGAAGGAGTACAAGAAGCCGTACGCGGCGCTGGTCGACTACCTGGACGGCCTGGACAAGGCGGGTGTCCCCGTCGCCGGTCGCGCGCTGGCGGCGCTGGGGCCGAAGGTGGTGGCGTTGTCGGGCGAGCGCACGGCCGGCGCGCACCCGTACCTGACGACGCCGGAGCACACCCGCGACACCCGGGAGATCCTGGGCGCGGGCCCGCTGCTGGCCCCGGAGCACAAGGTGGTCCTGGGTACCGACGCCGCCGAGGCGCGGGCGATCGGGCGGAACACCGTGAAGTACTACCTGGGGCTGTCGAACTACGTCGCCAACCTGCGCAAACTCGGGTTCACCGACGCAGATCTGGCCGGCGAGGGCAGCGACCGCCTGGTCGACGCGCTGGCCCTGCACGGCGACGCCGCGACGATCGCCCGCGGCCTGTCGGCCCACCTGGAGGCGGGCGCGGACCAGGTGGTCGTCCAGGTGCTGAACGAAGACCCGTGGCCCGGCTACCGGGCGCTGGCTGCCGAACTGCTGTGA